Proteins encoded within one genomic window of Triticum aestivum cultivar Chinese Spring chromosome 2D, IWGSC CS RefSeq v2.1, whole genome shotgun sequence:
- the LOC123048888 gene encoding uncharacterized protein: MSARLQECDEQRGKRMPKRGRERLYLVFDDWCHGYSIRMVNLLQHTAGSGHPAPVHFSEPFCRIMAPLVSYFTSAFGSKILAVFSRDPEADSESYFPMLDVRSRCVTFAPGQGCPIPPIYYLPVGNELFSLSFCSFEMLCSEELSPRLQDQSCGMGWSWKQLSEKPPFYVDNVTSYSLHPQERTFLFSTKTGATEATYTFDTEKRSWKLLGYWKLPFAGCGHFDLGLNCFVGLSKEPDTLGQLYSCEVPIYDTDDGLCPCPVVKLCKENLLSECPIDMHVGATLVYMGGKSEFCLVQCVSPDQDRMDEEDVAHGVQLPGRRFYCLTTSSLSFNKDKELTTGNNRRLQYYKVPKEATKPFLQDPVAFWM; this comes from the coding sequence ATGTCCGCCCGGTTACAAGAATGcgacgagcaaaggggaaaaaggATGCCAAAGCGTGGCCGTGAGCGACTTTACCTTGTCTTTGATGACTGGTGCCATGGATACAGCATCCGCATGGTAAACTTGTTGCAGCATACTGCTGGCTCAGGCCATCCAGCCCCGGTGCATTTTTCCGAGCCTTTCTGCCGCATAATGGCGCCTCTCGTGTCGTACTTCACGTCAGCCTTTGGCTCTAAGATTTTGGCGGTGTTTTCCAGAGATCCCGAAGCTGACTCTGAGAGCTACTTCCCAATGTTGGACGTTCGCTCGCGGTGCGTCACCTTTGCCCCTGGGCAGGGATGTCCTATTCCTCCCATCTACTACCTACCTGTCGGCAACGAGTTATTCAGTCTGAGCTTCTGCTCCTTCGAGATGCTCTGCTCGGAGGAGCTCTCCCCCCGGTTGCAGGATCAGTCTTGCGGCATGGGTTGGTCATGGAAACAGCTCTCTGAGAAACCGCCATTCTATGTTGATAACGTCACCTCCTACTCTTTGCATCCTCAAGAACGGACCTTCCTCTTCAGCACCAAGACTGGCGCCACTGAGGCCACCTACACCTTTGACACCGAGAAACGTTCATGGAAACTCCTTGGCTATTGGAAGCTGCCCTTTGCTGGCTGCGGTCACTTTGACCTGGGCCTCAACTGCTTTGTCGGGCTCTCCAAAGAACCGGACACCCTTGGCCAACTTTACAGCTGCGAAGTGCCCATCTATGACACTGATGATGGTCTGTGCCCTTGCCCTGTAGTGAAGCTCTGCAAGGAGAATCTGTTAAGTGAGTGCCCAATTGATATGCATGTTGGTGCTACCCTTGTCTACATGGGAGGCAAGAGCGAATTCTGCCTCGTACAGTGTGTCAGCCCTGATCAGGACCGAATGGATGAGGAGGACGTTGCTCATGGTGTGCAGCTACCCGGTCGTCGCTTCTATTGTCTGACCACATCCTCTCTCAGCTTCAACAAGGATAAAGAACTGACAACGGGCAATAACCGTCGGCTGCAGTACTACAAAGTGCCTAAAGAAGCCACTAAGCCGTTCCTTCAAGATCCGGTGGCATTTTGGATGTAA